The genomic DNA GGTAGTCCTGGTGCTCCGGCTCGGCCTCCCAGAAGTCGCCGGCCGGGGTGACCTCGGTGACGACCTTGCCCGGCCACAGGCCCGAGGCGTCGACGTCGGCGATGGTGTCCTCGGCGACCCGCTTCTGCTCGTCGCTGAGGTAGAAGATCCCCGAGCGGTAGCTGGCCCCGATGTCGTTGCCCTGGCGGTCCCTGGTCGACGGGTCGTGGATCTGGAAGAAGAACTCCAGCAGGGCCCGGAAGTCCGTCCGGGCCGGGTCGTAGAGCACCTCGATGGCCTCGGCGTGGTTGCCGTGGTTGCGGTAGGTGGCGTTCGGGACCTCGCCGCCGGTGTAGCCCACGCGGGTGGAGACCACCCCGGGCTGGCGGCGGAAGAGCTCCTCCATGCCCCAGAAACAGCCTCCGGCAAGGACGGCCTTCTCGGTCGCCATGGTCTTCTCCTCAGTGGTGGACTTCGGCTTGCGCTGCTACTGAGCAACTTACGGGGCCCTCGTATTCCTGCGCACCGTTGAGCGGCGGCCCGGTCACGGCAGGACGGGCAGGGAGACCAGGCCGCGCATCAGGCGGGTGTGGCGCCACTGCAGGTCCTCGGCGGGGACGGCGAGGCGGAGCGCGGGGAAGCGGGTGACGAGGGCGCGGAGGGCGACGGTGCCCTCGGCGCGGGCCAGGGGTGCGCCGAGGCAGCGGTGGATGCCGTGGCCGAAGGCGAGGTGCCCGGTGGGGTCGCGGTCGAGGTCGAGGCGGTCCGGCTCGGGGAAGCGGGTGGGGTCGCGGTTGGCGGCGCCCGGCGCGATGAGGACGGGCGATCCGGCGGGGATCCCGGTGCCGCCCAGGGTGATGTCCTCGGTCGCGAACCGGAAGGTGGCCGTGCTGACGGGGGAGTCCAGCCGGAGCAGTTCGTCGACGGCCGCTCCGACCAGGTCGGGGTTCTCGCGCAGGCGGCGAAGGGCCTCCGGGGCCCGGAGCAGGGCCAGGAGTCCGTTGCCGATCAGATGGGTGGTGGTCTCGTGCCCGGCGACGAGGAGGAGCACCGCGAGGGAGACCAGCTCGTCCTCACCGAGGCGGTCGCCGCCGTCGCGGACCCGGACCAGCTCGGTGAGCAGGCTGTCGTCGGGGCTGCGGCGCTTGGCCGCGACGAGGTCGGCGAAGTAGTCGGCGAGGGCGTGGGAGGCGGCGTCGATCCGGTCGGGACGGCCGGCCGCGAAGAGCTCGTCCGACCAGGTGCGGACCGCCGCGCGGTCGGCCTCGGGGACGCCCAGCAGCCGGCAGACGACGGTGACGGGCAGCGGGACGGCGAGGCT from Kitasatospora terrestris includes the following:
- the msrA gene encoding peptide-methionine (S)-S-oxide reductase MsrA; protein product: MATEKAVLAGGCFWGMEELFRRQPGVVSTRVGYTGGEVPNATYRNHGNHAEAIEVLYDPARTDFRALLEFFFQIHDPSTRDRQGNDIGASYRSGIFYLSDEQKRVAEDTIADVDASGLWPGKVVTEVTPAGDFWEAEPEHQDYLQKFPNGYTCHFPRPGWKLPRRADA
- a CDS encoding cytochrome P450 is translated as MSNPLQDPGFFRNPYPAFAALRSASPVQRVPGGGGRSSYLVTGYAEAREAFADPRLSKDTARFFAGRDTGRNLHPAVSRSMLATDPPQHTRLRGLVAKSFTSGAVARLHPYIESVTDELLDAWVPGDRTDAVASLAVPLPVTVVCRLLGVPEADRAAVRTWSDELFAAGRPDRIDAASHALADYFADLVAAKRRSPDDSLLTELVRVRDGGDRLGEDELVSLAVLLLVAGHETTTHLIGNGLLALLRAPEALRRLRENPDLVGAAVDELLRLDSPVSTATFRFATEDITLGGTGIPAGSPVLIAPGAANRDPTRFPEPDRLDLDRDPTGHLAFGHGIHRCLGAPLARAEGTVALRALVTRFPALRLAVPAEDLQWRHTRLMRGLVSLPVLP